The DNA sequence TCTTATATCAACTAACACAAACAAATATGAAATACCCATTCACAagattaatcaaattaaaatagtaaagttaTAACTAATGTCTTCAATGATGGTCTCAAAATGGGGACTCTTATCTATCTACTCAGAAATATATTATATCCAACATTCTATAACATTATCTCCACAAAAGATGAGAACTGTGGTCAATATATCAAAATGTAGGATATGAAGatagccaataatataatatctgaatttttttatttaaatactgtCAAACCATGAAGAATTTTGTAAGCATGGAGGTGCCTGCCCCATTACTACCTCTACCTGTCAAGCTAATAATGCTTGGACTATAGTCTACAAAAGATGTGAAAGTAAACATGACAAAATTATTAAGGCATGTGAGAATGATAAACTTAGCTAaaattctttgatcttttgacaCAACTTAAAAATTTACCAAGACATTCAATAGCCAAAAAGGATCTAGTTagatttgttgtttttttttttttttaatcccaAGTTTAaacacttatttttttaattgatttcatctTTCTCCGTAGTCCTTCCACTACTGATTGAGGTGTCCCCACGCAAGGGAGAGGTGTTGCATGAAGtatggaaaaagaaagaatatcTCCTATCAACAAATCTTAAATACAAAGAAAGTGGAGATTTTATATACCCAATTACACACATACTACCTAGATAGACAGACTTATTAACTATAAAGCATCACAACACACAAACAATGAACCAATACCATTTAGCCATAATGATTGATCATGTCACCAAAACTAAATAACGAAACAAATCTCCATACACATATCCCAATCCAATTCCATGCACTTTTCAACAATGCCACTCACACAAACCAACCAACTAATAATAACAAGGAAAAAAATGATATGCACTTTACTTTTATAATAAAAGTGATTCATAAACAAtgagaaaaactaaaaaattatttattacatgaacATATTcgtatacaaaaataataataattaaaatataaatatgtatttaaattagttaaatataaataatagtcATCCCATAACAAAATCAGAAGCGAAAACCATAAAGCAAACGAACCCCTTCCCAGAATACCAGTATATAACATTTATAACTAAATCAATGAATTGTGCATTGCATTTGTCAAAAGAAAGAAGACTAACAGAGAGAGCAAAAAAACAATGATATATTTTCCGCTGATTTCGGTGATGTAAGAGTCGATAAAGAAGGCCGCAATTGGCGGAAACAAAAAACACTGAAAGCGAAATCAAGAATGGCATATGAACTGCTGCTGCAAAGCTCTTTACTTCCAAAATGAAGCAAGTTTAGCTCCTCATGGGCTGCGTGGTGGTCAAGCAAGGGGTGTCCGTCACGCCGGCGGGGGACCACTCGGCGGAGGACGACAAGAGGAGGAACAACACTGACTCAACGAGTCGGAAGAGCGAGTTGAGTGACTCCTCCAGCTTCAGGCTGGTCGGCAATTTGCAAAAGTACGTCGAAGGTGAGCAGGCGGCCGCCGGTTGGCCCGCTTGGCTTAGCTCCGTCGCCGCTGAGGCCATTCAGGGTTGGGTTCCCCTCCGTGCTGATGCATTTGAGAAGCTTGAGAAGGTTCCTTCCTACTTCTTCGTCCCTCTCAGCCTatcattctttttatttctttacttGTTTAATTGGGCTGCATTGTCGAATTTATGACTTAATTGCTGGGAACAAGTAGCATAACCATAATTCAATCTCTCATCTGTCAAATAATTTATTGTTCGAAAGAGAAAATTACTAAAGCACTTAGTATTTATATCTGACCTATGTTgcttaaataaaatcttaaacatGAATTATCAATAGGATTATTTTATTAGCTAACACATAGTAATTTGGGAAAATCTTAACACTTGAATTTTGAATATCTGAGTTGTTTCTGAAAATGCTCCTTTTTCTGCCAATGCTGTAACTATTCTGAAAATTGGCTTTCTTTTTGTAATGATAGATTGGGCAGGGTACATATAGTAGTGTTTTCAGAGCAAAGGAGCTTGAGACTGGGAAGATAGTGGCTCTGAAGAAGGTCAGGTTTGACAATTTCGAGCCAGAGAGCGTCCGGTTTATGGCGCGGGAGATAATGATTCTAAGAAGGCTTGATCATCCCAACATCATCAAATTGGAGGGCTTGATTACTTCCAGGTTGTCTTGTAGCATCTACCTTGTGTTTGAGTACATGCAACATGACATCACAGGGCTATTGTCTAGACCAGAAATCAAGTTTAGTGAATCACAGGTATTTGTGTTAGTGCTAATTTCTGGAACTGAGTTCCAATTTGCTTCTTGTCTTTATTGAAAGTACACAATTTGTTGTTGTGCAGATTAAATGCTACATGAAACAGTTGTTATCTGGTCTTGAGCATTGTCACTCGAAGGGTGTGATGCACCGAGACATCAAGGGATCGAATCTTTTGGTGAATGATGAAGGCATATTGAAGGTGGCAGATTTTGGATTGGCAAACTGGTGCAATTCAGGAAACAACAAGCAGCCCCTCACAAGTCGTGTTGTCACCTTGTGGTACCGTCCGCCGGAACTCTTGCTCGGCTCGACAGATTATAGCCCATCTGTGGATCTCTGGAGTGTTGGCTGTGTATTTGCAGAGCTACTTATTGGAAAGCCTATACTTCAGGGAAGAACTGAGGTagtaacctttttcaaaaagtatGGAATTCTTTTCCTTCCTTGTTTAATATTTTGTCTGAGGATTCGCCTTTTGTGAGATGTATTAGAACTAGTCTGAAAGTTGAATGAAGGGGGGAAAGACTAAACACATGTCATGAACTGGTGCTTAAAATCTGATTTGAGCTCTATTCATTGTTTAGGCAAAAGGAAGAAATTACTATATCCAACTTGCTttctaaatttcaaaattaattccATGTACTCGGAGAGTGGAATCAAATGAAATAGGTTGAGTTTTAACAAGGTTATGAATAATAAACGGAATTAACCGGGAATGGTAACTCCAATTTTTTTGCTTGACACTGCTTCTGAAACACATGTaaactatttcttctttttttgttaatGCAGGTTGAACAATTGCATAAAATCTTCAAGCTCTGCGGCTCTCCACCTGATGACTACTGGAAAAAGACCAAACTTCCTCATGCAACTTTGTTCAAGCCACAACAACCATACGATAGTAGCCTCTGGGAGACGTTTAAAGATTTGCCTGCGACCAGCATAAATGTGCTACAAACGCTTCTTTCTGTCGAACCGAGCAAACGTGGGACTGCCACATCTGCTCTCTCATCAGAGGTTAGTTAGCTAAGCTGTACAGAGTTAGCTTTGTATTTGTTGTAAATTGCCAAAAGGTTATTCTTTCGCAATGATTATTTGGAAAACACTCCTTTGAACAACTAAGTAAGCTCCTTTGGGTTTGACAATACTTGGcaacttttttaattttctattgtgCCACCATGCATTGTTGAAGCATTGATTTTGGACTATGCAAGTTTTTCTGATAACAAAGTATCACTTTCAGTACTTCAAAACAAAACCATATGCATGTGATCCATCAAGCATGCCAATATACCCACCTAGCAAGGAGATTGACGCAAAGCACCAGGAGGAGTCAAAAAGGTGAAAATCATTTTAACTTTCTATTTATGCAGATTTATTGGCAAAAGCAGGCTAAAATTATCACACATCATCTGGTGTCTCTAGAAATAGGTTTGTGTGTCTTGAAATGTTGTTAAGATATGTTAATCCCTGGATTTTTCACTCCAACTTTTAACGGTACACCAAATTGACTATAAAAAAGTATTTGGAACCTTTTTTACAATAGTGAGCATAACAAATTCATTCTTTTAAGTTTCAATTTTTCAAATATTAGTTGCAATGTTTTCATGGATTCATTTAGTGTTGAACATCCAGGAAAAAGATTAGCGGCCGAGCTTGTAGAGCAGAATCACGAAAACCATCAAGAAAGCCACTAGCACTCAGTAAATTAGCCCCAGCTGAGGTCTCTCCTGCTTCCTCTCCCTCTGCATCATTTTGTTCCTTATGAATATGCCAATCTTTTAATTATCATAATCAGAATCTTACTTTAGCTCTTATTCTTCTCCCATAGGATTTGACAAGTCAAATTCAAACTTCCCAAAGACAAAAAGTTGATGATAGCTCTTGCCAAGTCCTTAAAGAAGAGAACATTGACATAGATGAGGAGGCACCAAAGCTATCTAGTGATAAACCACAAGAACAAGATGGTTCCCATATGAAGGATGAAACAAAAGTAGATATTCCCTTTCCAGGACCATTGCAAGTTTCAAAATCAAGTGGCTTTGCATGGGCGAAAAGGCGTAAAGATGACACCTCAATTAGAGCACATTCTCGATCAATTTCAAGAGGGCACTTGTATAATTCCTTAGAAACTTCGACAGTAACTTCAAGGAATAATTCTGAATCCAGAAACTATGAAAACAAGGAATTCTGTGGAGGTCGCTCCAACTCTAGGGGCCGTGATCTACTTGAAATTTCTAAGCTTGTAATGCAGAACCAGTGGAATAAGTTTGATCGTCCCGACTCATTTGATACTTCTGATGAGTACCATTCACAAGAACTATCTATGACACTTTATCACAGAGAAGACTCATTATCCAAGAGAAGTAACCTGGTAAGTTACTTTCAGTTTTCCAGCTTCATTGATAACATTATTCAATCTAAGGATAGAATTATGTGACTGAGATATTACATTATCTTGTTCTGTTTTCATTGATAAGGTGATTTGTACTATCTGATCTATATGAAATTTGGAACTTGTAATGCTAGACGCTAGGAAATTATTTGACTTCAAAGAGAAATTTTGTTTTTCTCAAGAGCATAAATGGATCAAGCATTGTTTTGTTTTAGCTTTATGCAATTTATGCATCCTTGCTGAGACTTTATTTTCATTTACTTCCTTCATTACAGAGTTCACAGGACCAAGGAGACACAGTTGATTTTTCAGGACCCTTAATATCTCAAATGCACACCGTCGATGAGATCTTAGAAAGACATGAGCGACACATACGGCGTACTGTCCGGCGATCCTGGTTTCAGAAAGGTATTACAGCAGTTTCAAGCTGATAGCTGATAGTTACAATACAAAACTGCAGTATGTTTTGTGTAGTTGTGCTTAGACTTGTTGAAATCATTAAATGAAGATAAAATGGTTGAGTGTGTTGCAGATAAGAAGAATGGGAAGTAAAGAAACTGCATCGATATTCATGCATGAAGAATATAAAACCCTCGAGCGCTACAAAAATGATAGAAGTTCTTCCAAGAGGGCCATCTCCTTTCTCTAAAGCACAATGCTGTGAGCTACAAGATTCAGCAGCATGAGTTTTTGCCTATAAACCGCGAAACTCAACAATATGAAGAATGTAGCCCTTTCAGCTTTGTATGTGCAGAAATCAGAAAGCCAGTGAAAAAAAGAATGAGAGAAGAAGTTTTTTATCACACGAATCATCTATTTTTGGccataatatattaaatttatttatgtatGATCTGAATTTCATCCCTTCGACTAGTTACTTACTAATCCTTGTCTATTTGTAAGTATAGTCATTTTTTCACTGTGTTTTAGGCTTCAAAGGAATCAGATATAGTTTTTCAGAAAAGGGAAAAATGCATTCCTACTAAGCAGGTTCCAAATGCCTAATGTTTCTTTTGTTGTTCCAGAGTTCAAAGATCCAGGTAATGTCTTTTACTGAATAATCAATATATCCAATCCATGCACCCTAAGCAACCTAAAATGTTAACCAACTCGGTAAGTACTTAATAAGCCATGAGTGCTACAACTGTTGGCTTTTTAAAACTCGGTTTTCTTTTCTTAGCTTATTATGTATCGAGTTAATGTTCAAAAAACCAACATTAAATATAAGCCTAGAGATTTTTTGAATTAATACAtgcaattttaaattctaaatactacttactttctttttagtttaatatacaagctaaatttataattataagtgACAATTGTAAACATCTCATAGGATTTATGACAGAGGCACAAttgattttctctctctcttttattttattttatcaatataTTTCAAAAACAACTGGTTttagcgttttttttttttttttacatggcCATGGGCCAGAGATCTGACCCGGCCGAACAACCAGAACCCGAAACACCCCATAACCCGATCCCTTGGTGTCCGACCCTAATAGAACCTAAGTTCATCTTCGATTGCACTCTGTCCGCGCTTGCCGTTGTCGCCGGAAGTTCTATCAACAGGCGAAAGACTTGATGCATGGATCTGAAGCCTGAAGCGTTCTTTCTCGATGTTGTCCTCAGTCCGAATCTGCAATATTTCCTTCTGGGTTCTTCCGTTGCCGCACTTCACCACTAACGCCGGATGTTTGAAGCGCCTGGTGTTGGGTCCGCCCTGAAGCTCCTGCAGCAGCGTTCAGATTCTCGGCCTTGTTGCTCCTTTGCCCCCAAGTCTGTCGCGAAGCATTAAGTCCCTCGGCGCCCCCGCCTCGTTCCATTCTCCAATTTTCGAAAGCGTGATTGCGGGTGTCTTCGGTGCCGATGCAACTCTATGGGTCGTGACTGCTCTCCCCCTTCAGCTAGTTGCCTGTCACGGGTTTCCGTTTCCACCCTCCCAGGTCATCTGATTGGAATCCTTGCTTGTTGGTTGAAACTGAAACCTCGTTGACTTGATTTGGCGTCCATTGATCAGGCTGAAGTATTGCAAAACCTGCTTCTATTCTGATTGTATTCCTGACTTGATTAGGAGATCAAACGTTCACTGTCTTCTTAGTCCATTTACCGCTGTCATTGCTGCCAGTTGGTGAGCTAATTTGTTGCCTTTTCTTGGAGTGCAGGTAGCTCCCACGTCCGGAGCCTCGTCCAGCATTTGAAGAATGTCTCTGATGATTGCATCCGCTTCCGCTATGGGCATTATAGCCTTAATAGCTTGAACCAGAGAAAAGCAATGTGTTTCAATTATGCAATTCACTATTTGTAGATTTTTAATGAGAATGAGTGCCTCTATATATGTTTGAGCTTCTGCTGCTAATGCTGATGTTGTGGTAAATGTTGATGTTGTCCAAGTGATAATCTTTTCCTGCCAGTTTCTAATAACGATTGCTGAAACTGTCATGCCAGCGTCTGTATTTACCTTTAATCTGTTGTGTGGCGGAGGCCTCCAAATAATTCTCTTCCTCTCACCATTCTTGCCTTCTCTTGATATTTTGTCTGTGCTgcatttcgttttttttttttttttggtatactgTCTGTGCTGCATTCCGTTGTTGCATTGTGAACTGATTTTAGCTTTGAACAATTATACACCTGAAAGTTGGACTTGGATCATCACACCCCTCTAAGCCCTCTTTATATTATGTTCGGTCCAAAACATAAGGGACAATATTGTTTTTACTTCAGGCATTATTGGCCCAACAAAAGTTTGTTGGATATTTTCTATATTATTTCAAGAAGTTTAATCTGAATCCTATCTTTTAAAATATATGTTGTGATTAACATACTACTTAAAAGTACTTggatttttttctaaattataataaaaaaataattaattctctaAATcccattttttaactttaattttttaaatacggtCTTTTTGGGATGTAGGATAAACTTCACTTCAAGTTCTCAAAATATCTAGCTAACTCAAATTTTGGAACTTTATAACAGACAACAATAACTATTATCATCGTCTAAAAGTCGTGTTTGTTGTTTATGTATTTTTTGTACTCTTGTATACTTTTAGAAACCATGATAATGACTTAAAAATTTAAGTTTCGTTGATTTTAGAAAGAATTAGGATGAAGTTTATCGAAAGTTAGgcgaattatataaaattaatggaATTTGTCTGGGTCCGCTGAAGTGTGACAAACTTAtcttaaatctaaaaaaaattgagaaattaaaattaaaaagtaagattttaaaaaataattagttttttattttattttaaaaaaatcctaaagtACTTAGACCTTTAATAATGAAATTCAGTTTTTCTATTGAGAATAAAAGTGGCGCAAAATCTGAGCAAACATTCACTACCTGACTTTTtggaatattttttttctcaagcAAGTTGAATGTCTTCTATGTCCTATGATATGTGGCTCTTTTTTTTCCATATAGAAGTAAAAGtagtgatatattttaatattataattttgttaatttttgatattttttaaaagtgtAGAAGATACATAAATCGAAGGGTCCGATTTCTatgcttcaaattttttaaaatttttttaaaagaaatcctTCTGTCCGATTTCTGTACTCTTACAAATTTTTCGGTTCGATTTCTGTACTTCTCACAAATCAAATGGTTCAATTTTTGTTTATCTAATTAAACGATTCTACATTTGAGAATAATACCCTATCAACCTACATTTTAAAAAATCACCATTGCTATTCCACGTCAAAAACAAAATCTGATGATATGTtgataaaaaatttgaataaatttaaaagttaaaataacatttataataaaaaaaagtactaTGTCATGTAATCATATCTTCAAATACCTAATACATATCCAAAAGAGTTAACGTTTTATATTCCCCTCCCTCACCACAAATATTAATTCCATATAACCTGGACGGATAAACTAGACAGAACTATTAAAAAATCACAGCATGATGTTATTCTAGAAACCTGGAAAAATTTGCATAGATacaacacaaaataaataaataaataagtaaaaattgaaaaataaataactttgaTATACTCTTTTAATTGGTTGAACATAATAACTTTGAGCATTAAATTCCAGACTAAAAGCTGCCTTATACAAAGCAAATTGaacataataattattatatagaaGTAAATGTCATTACTTGCATAACACTTTTTTTTCTATGGTGCCATATCATTCGTTCAACTCACTTTCATGCATTCAACACCAAAACAATGCTCAATCTTATAAAAGTACTAATATTAATATCATGACATCTATAAATATTGTCAATTGttaacaaattagaataagaACAACCATATGATTAGAACATATGAATTCTCTCTCATTTataatgaagaagaaaaaccATAAAGATCAAGAGACATTATAATACTTGTTTTACGTAATAATTTACATATATtagtatattatataatattggtaacaaattttatgaaaaaaaaaaaggtgaataTTAAACATGattatgacaaaaataatatttatatattattaaagttagaatgtgtattaatattttaaatttatttacctTTAATAAGCGTAAGTTTTAGagtcaaaatattttatttttgttttttaatttttttaattatttcatttaatgaaattttttaatttatcaaaatttatccTTTTTAaggtatataaataataattttgatattCTTTTATGAATCCaacctttcttttatttttttaattatataatgaatgttcttatttaatttttttggtccTTGTAGTCAAGATTATCTTTACACAATTATTTACAATGCATTATATTCATTATATGTTTCATCCCCAATTATTTTCGTCAACTCAGATGCCAATTATATTTGAATATGATAAATTATGTCTATTTAAGTTAGATATGtaatatttaagttttttaaaattttttattttatttttttaccatttaTGAGTTTTTTTCATCAAGTTCAAATATATCCAAgtaattaagttaaaaaataatgCTAATATGATAGTATgtcatataattttataaaaatactatttatacactaaaatcagccactaatgtatttgtgtacaaatacatgtgtagtttaatttatttttaatatgtatttatattttaacatgtattttatattaatggctgactttagtggttgattttagtgtacatgtaacattattcataattttaatatactttcAAGCTATCAATACTTAAAAAATGAattctttaaaataataatagtatTTCTTTGTTAATAATActaaatgtgtataaaaaaatactttaaatataTGTTTTACATAAtacattaatatattaatatattatataatattagtaaCAAATATTACGGAAGAAACATAAATATTAATACATAAttctgaaaaaaataatatttatatattattaaagttaGAATGTGTATAAAGATTTTAAATCACTTAAATGGTATGTAGGAACGTATGtgattttattatttgaaaaaacataatattctaatttattataaattataataaacataaattattcaaattatacaTGCATGCATGTACATAATTTGCTAACCAATTGGTTATTCCCTTCACCCTGTCATTAAAAGCCTAACTAGCAAGGTCCAACCCCAAACAGAAGCAATAAAAAGGAAAGGCTCAACACCCAACTAAGATAATGGATTGAACAAAATAAGATTAAATTATATTGCAGAACACAACTAATAGCACTATTTTTATCAATCTGAAAACAGAGAAAAATCAAGGTAAATGACTATTGGGAACTTACCATAGAGTGCATCACCCTTTTCAGCATGTGCAAATTCTGAGGGAGGACCTG is a window from the Arachis hypogaea cultivar Tifrunner chromosome 1, arahy.Tifrunner.gnm2.J5K5, whole genome shotgun sequence genome containing:
- the LOC112709984 gene encoding protein IMPAIRED IN BABA-INDUCED STERILITY 1 yields the protein MGCVVVKQGVSVTPAGDHSAEDDKRRNNTDSTSRKSELSDSSSFRLVGNLQKYVEGEQAAAGWPAWLSSVAAEAIQGWVPLRADAFEKLEKIGQGTYSSVFRAKELETGKIVALKKVRFDNFEPESVRFMAREIMILRRLDHPNIIKLEGLITSRLSCSIYLVFEYMQHDITGLLSRPEIKFSESQIKCYMKQLLSGLEHCHSKGVMHRDIKGSNLLVNDEGILKVADFGLANWCNSGNNKQPLTSRVVTLWYRPPELLLGSTDYSPSVDLWSVGCVFAELLIGKPILQGRTEVEQLHKIFKLCGSPPDDYWKKTKLPHATLFKPQQPYDSSLWETFKDLPATSINVLQTLLSVEPSKRGTATSALSSEYFKTKPYACDPSSMPIYPPSKEIDAKHQEESKRKKISGRACRAESRKPSRKPLALSKLAPAEDLTSQIQTSQRQKVDDSSCQVLKEENIDIDEEAPKLSSDKPQEQDGSHMKDETKVDIPFPGPLQVSKSSGFAWAKRRKDDTSIRAHSRSISRGHLYNSLETSTVTSRNNSESRNYENKEFCGGRSNSRGRDLLEISKLVMQNQWNKFDRPDSFDTSDEYHSQELSMTLYHREDSLSKRSNLSSQDQGDTVDFSGPLISQMHTVDEILERHERHIRRTVRRSWFQKDKKNGK